A portion of the Calothrix sp. 336/3 genome contains these proteins:
- a CDS encoding DMT family transporter has product MQLKASASKLPLAPLLLIAPFFLWGTAMVAMKGVIPHTTPLFMAGIRLVPAGMLILMASAFMGRPQPRGWLAWLWISLFALVDGALFQGFLAEGLMRTGAGLGSVMIDSQPLAVALMSAWLFQDKIGLWGWLGLALGVSGISLIGLPDDLILGLFSPETSPLAVASNFSLQTLWSSGEWLMLLAALSMALGTVIIRFVCRYADPVTATGWHMIIGGLPLWGISGVMESQQWVNLVTHDWVALAYATVFGSAIAYALFFYFASSGSLTSLSSLTFLTPVFALVFGNLLLHETLSTVQWMGVGLTLISIYLINQRDNLASDKPQVRVAEVTAEAPHLHPATVSVRKSEAEALPE; this is encoded by the coding sequence ATGCAGTTGAAAGCTAGTGCATCTAAGCTTCCCCTGGCTCCATTGCTATTAATTGCGCCATTTTTCCTTTGGGGAACGGCAATGGTAGCAATGAAAGGAGTTATACCCCATACAACACCCCTATTTATGGCGGGGATTCGTTTAGTGCCGGCAGGGATGTTAATTTTAATGGCATCGGCATTCATGGGTAGACCCCAACCTAGGGGATGGTTGGCGTGGTTATGGATTAGTCTTTTTGCCTTGGTGGATGGAGCATTGTTTCAGGGTTTTTTGGCAGAGGGGTTGATGAGAACAGGAGCGGGTTTAGGCTCGGTGATGATTGACTCCCAACCTCTGGCAGTGGCTTTGATGTCTGCTTGGTTGTTTCAAGATAAAATCGGCTTGTGGGGATGGTTAGGTTTAGCTTTGGGGGTTTCAGGGATTAGTTTAATTGGCTTACCTGACGATTTGATTTTAGGGTTATTTTCCCCAGAGACTTCTCCCCTAGCAGTGGCTAGTAATTTCTCTCTTCAAACGCTTTGGTCAAGTGGTGAGTGGCTGATGTTACTAGCTGCTTTAAGTATGGCGTTAGGAACAGTGATTATCCGTTTTGTCTGTCGTTATGCTGACCCAGTAACGGCTACGGGCTGGCATATGATTATTGGTGGCTTGCCTTTGTGGGGTATTTCTGGGGTGATGGAGTCCCAGCAATGGGTAAATTTAGTCACTCATGATTGGGTAGCTTTAGCCTATGCCACAGTTTTTGGGAGCGCGATCGCCTACGCTTTATTTTTCTATTTTGCGTCCAGTGGCAGCTTAACCAGTCTCAGTTCTCTGACTTTTCTGACACCAGTTTTTGCCCTAGTTTTTGGTAATTTGCTGCTCCATGAAACCCTTAGCACCGTGCAATGGATGGGAGTAGGTTTAACTCTCATTAGTATCTATTTAATTAATCAACGGGATAACTTAGCATCAGATAAACCACAGGTAAGAGTTGCGGAAGTAACTGCTGAAGCACCCCATCTTCATCCCGCGACTGTGTCTGTGAGAAAGTCGGAAGCAGAAGCTTTACCAGAATAG
- a CDS encoding FMN-dependent NADH-azoreductase, with translation MANLLHIDASPRSQRSHSRRLSGEFVETWKTNHPHDTVTYRDVGRNPLPHIDEAWIAAAYSPPEQLTPELKEAIQLSDQLVDEFLAADIYVIGTPMYNFSIPSALKAYIDHIVRIGRTFAFTPEDSTNPYKPLVLGKKMFIIAARGGSGFSMGGQYELWNFQTPYLEKLFSFIGITDISLVEMENEEIGGEGLTEAIANARTQIAHLAAQKSTP, from the coding sequence ATGGCAAATTTACTACACATCGATGCTAGTCCCCGCAGTCAGCGCTCTCATTCCCGCAGACTTTCAGGGGAATTCGTTGAGACTTGGAAAACAAATCATCCTCACGATACAGTCACCTATCGAGATGTGGGTAGAAATCCCCTTCCCCATATCGATGAAGCTTGGATTGCTGCTGCATATTCCCCACCAGAACAGCTGACACCAGAACTCAAGGAAGCGATTCAACTTAGTGATCAATTAGTAGATGAATTCCTTGCTGCCGATATTTATGTTATTGGCACTCCCATGTATAATTTCAGCATTCCCAGTGCCCTCAAGGCTTATATTGACCACATTGTGCGGATTGGTCGAACCTTTGCCTTTACACCAGAAGATTCCACTAACCCTTATAAACCGCTTGTGTTAGGGAAAAAAATGTTTATTATCGCTGCACGGGGGGGTTCTGGCTTTAGCATGGGTGGACAATACGAACTGTGGAATTTTCAAACCCCTTATCTAGAAAAACTTTTCAGTTTTATTGGTATTACCGATATTTCATTGGTAGAAATGGAAAACGAAGAAATCGGAGGGGAAGGTTTAACAGAGGCGATCGCCAATGCTCGGACTCAAATTGCTCACCTAGCGGCACAAAAATCCACACCGTAG
- a CDS encoding AraC family transcriptional regulator, translating to MDLARATPQTTNLSSKNRGWENILVEQHQHPPGEASCHYPHEHTIYLSLASRPVVLQHTQAGKTYKGLYGKGDISISPVDVPFSCRWDADDRFLQICISATFMDSVAKENIDRDRLELIPQFRTRDSQIEAIGMMLLTELQQENMGSSLYVESLTNLLAVHLLRQYTTFKVNLGTYTGGLPQNQMMQVLEYIDSSLHEDIKLADLAALLDMSQFHFSHLFKQSMGIAPYQYLLQQRIERAKLLLKQSDRSIIEIAFDCGFSSHSHLSKQFRQWTGMTPKAYRVN from the coding sequence ATGGATTTAGCTAGAGCAACGCCACAAACTACCAACCTATCTAGTAAAAATCGCGGTTGGGAAAATATTCTAGTTGAGCAACACCAACATCCTCCTGGTGAAGCAAGTTGCCATTATCCCCATGAACACACAATTTATTTGTCCCTCGCATCCCGTCCCGTTGTCTTGCAGCACACCCAAGCAGGGAAGACTTACAAGGGATTATATGGCAAGGGTGATATTTCGATTTCACCTGTGGATGTGCCTTTTTCCTGTCGTTGGGATGCTGACGATCGCTTCTTACAAATCTGCATCTCTGCAACTTTTATGGATAGTGTTGCCAAGGAAAATATTGATCGCGATCGCCTGGAATTAATCCCCCAATTTCGCACACGGGATTCTCAAATTGAAGCAATTGGGATGATGTTGCTGACTGAACTGCAACAGGAAAATATGGGTTCAAGTTTGTATGTCGAATCCTTGACAAATCTGCTGGCAGTGCATTTGCTCAGACAATACACAACTTTCAAGGTGAATCTGGGAACTTATACCGGTGGATTGCCTCAAAACCAGATGATGCAAGTATTGGAATATATCGATTCATCTCTGCATGAAGATATTAAGCTGGCAGATTTAGCTGCATTGTTGGATATGAGCCAATTTCATTTTAGCCATCTGTTTAAACAGTCAATGGGAATTGCTCCCTACCAATACTTGCTTCAACAACGCATAGAACGGGCAAAACTGTTACTCAAACAAAGCGATCGCTCGATTATAGAAATTGCTTTCGATTGTGGATTTAGCAGCCACAGTCATTTAAGTAAACAGTTTCGCCAGTGGACGGGAATGACACCAAAGGCTTATCGAGTCAATTAA
- a CDS encoding VOC family protein — MMSVQAIPEGYHTVTPYLIVEGTESLIEFLKQGFAATEVYRVMHPDGSIMHAELKIGDSFVMMSEAREDFQAIPSMIHLYVENADVMYERAIGAGAISVMEPKDEFYGDRAALVKDPAGGLWWIATHQENVSPEELEKRRVELFCKQ; from the coding sequence ATGATGTCAGTTCAAGCAATTCCAGAAGGATATCATACCGTTACGCCCTACCTGATTGTAGAAGGGACAGAGAGCCTCATCGAGTTTCTCAAGCAGGGATTTGCAGCTACGGAAGTTTATCGTGTCATGCATCCAGATGGCTCGATTATGCACGCGGAGCTGAAAATTGGTGACTCATTCGTCATGATGAGTGAAGCAAGGGAGGATTTCCAGGCAATTCCCAGCATGATTCACCTATATGTTGAAAATGCTGACGTAATGTATGAGCGTGCAATTGGAGCAGGTGCAATCTCGGTTATGGAACCCAAAGACGAGTTCTATGGCGATCGCGCTGCGCTGGTGAAAGATCCTGCTGGAGGTTTGTGGTGGATTGCAACTCATCAGGAAAATGTTTCACCTGAAGAATTAGAAAAACGCAGAGTTGAACTATTCTGTAAGCAATAA
- a CDS encoding ABC transporter permease, with protein sequence MSKYLRLIGLFWSTAIAAEMEYRINFLLAALSSIGNLAGSLFGLFLFYNKGYRFSGWSWEAALIVLGIFTLLQGFSATFLAPNLNRIVSQVQQGTLDFVLLKPIPSQFWLSTHTFSPWGLPDLFFGCLLISYAGTRLGLQTSDYFLSIIPLFFGFVMLYSLWFILGATSIWFVKIYNVTEVLRGLLEAGRYPMIAYPVAYRFFFTFIVPVAFLTTIPAEVMLGRSQLNWLLSSGFLALGLFLVSIWFWRFALRFYTSASS encoded by the coding sequence ATGTCAAAATACCTCAGATTAATCGGACTATTTTGGAGTACAGCGATCGCTGCTGAAATGGAGTACCGCATCAATTTTCTTCTAGCTGCTCTCAGTAGCATTGGTAACCTTGCAGGCAGCTTATTTGGACTCTTCCTCTTCTACAACAAAGGATACAGATTCAGTGGTTGGTCTTGGGAAGCCGCTCTCATAGTTTTAGGTATTTTCACCTTACTGCAAGGATTCTCTGCCACATTTCTTGCACCCAACCTCAACCGTATTGTCAGTCAGGTACAGCAAGGAACCCTGGATTTTGTTCTCCTCAAACCCATCCCCAGTCAATTTTGGCTTTCGACTCACACCTTCTCCCCCTGGGGACTACCAGATTTATTTTTTGGCTGTCTATTAATTAGCTACGCCGGCACAAGATTAGGTTTACAAACCAGCGATTATTTTCTCAGCATCATACCTTTATTTTTCGGCTTCGTTATGCTGTATAGCTTATGGTTTATCCTCGGAGCCACAAGTATTTGGTTTGTCAAAATCTACAATGTGACTGAAGTTTTACGGGGTTTATTAGAAGCAGGCAGGTATCCCATGATTGCCTATCCCGTAGCATATCGTTTCTTTTTTACCTTTATTGTTCCTGTCGCTTTTTTAACCACAATCCCCGCAGAGGTGATGTTAGGTAGAAGTCAATTAAATTGGCTACTTAGCTCAGGTTTTCTCGCTTTGGGATTATTTCTAGTTTCTATTTGGTTCTGGCGTTTTGCCCTGCGTTTTTACACCAGTGCTTCCAGCTAG
- a CDS encoding TMEM165/GDT1 family protein, with the protein MNWHLLGISFITVFLSELGDKSQLAAIALSGRGQSTRAVFFGTAGALLLTSLLGAIAGGAVAEVLPTRILKAIAAVGFAILAIRLLFFNNPESVED; encoded by the coding sequence ATGAACTGGCATTTATTAGGAATCAGCTTTATCACAGTATTTTTATCGGAATTAGGTGATAAAAGTCAATTAGCGGCGATCGCCCTTTCAGGTCGCGGTCAGTCCACCCGTGCGGTATTCTTTGGTACAGCAGGAGCATTGTTATTAACAAGTTTACTAGGGGCGATCGCGGGAGGAGCAGTAGCAGAGGTATTACCAACTAGGATTTTAAAGGCGATCGCTGCTGTGGGTTTTGCAATTCTGGCAATTAGGTTACTATTCTTCAATAATCCTGAATCAGTTGAAGATTAA
- a CDS encoding TMEM165/GDT1 family protein, whose amino-acid sequence MSLKIVKLDTAPVNFIATEESGETAFAASAERSSLAHGELPTVTTTLPKREPVIVTFATTFVTIFLAEIGDKTQLSTLLMSAESHQPWVVFLGSGAALITTSLLGVLLGSWISTRLAPKTVETAAGIMLLIISVMLFGDVIFG is encoded by the coding sequence ATGTCTCTGAAGATTGTGAAACTTGACACCGCACCTGTAAATTTTATTGCAACCGAAGAATCTGGGGAAACTGCGTTCGCCGCTTCGGCGGAGCGTAGCTCTCTCGCCCATGGTGAACTGCCAACTGTGACTACAACTTTACCAAAGCGAGAGCCTGTAATTGTCACCTTTGCGACAACTTTTGTCACCATATTTTTAGCGGAAATCGGTGATAAAACCCAATTATCAACTCTGTTAATGAGCGCAGAATCCCATCAGCCTTGGGTAGTTTTTCTAGGCTCTGGAGCAGCATTAATCACTACAAGCCTTCTGGGTGTATTGTTAGGTAGCTGGATATCGACTCGTCTAGCACCGAAAACCGTGGAGACAGCAGCCGGGATTATGTTACTAATTATCTCCGTGATGCTATTTGGAGATGTGATTTTCGGTTAA
- the msrB gene encoding peptide-methionine (R)-S-oxide reductase MsrB has product MKKRDFLKLIAASIGAFWLLRYVRGNTQVMAKVNKEYEITKTDAEWQTILTPEQFRVLRQHGTERAGTSPLDKNYAPGTYVCAGCGSPLFTSETKFNSGTGWPSFYAPIEGKVGTSVDKSFFMKRVEVHCDRCGGHLGHVFNDGPAPTGLRYCMNGVSLKFIPQES; this is encoded by the coding sequence ATGAAAAAGCGAGACTTTCTCAAATTGATCGCTGCAAGTATCGGTGCATTTTGGTTATTACGTTACGTCCGTGGGAATACACAGGTTATGGCAAAAGTCAACAAAGAATACGAAATCACAAAAACAGACGCAGAATGGCAAACAATTCTGACACCAGAGCAGTTTCGTGTTTTACGGCAACATGGTACAGAGCGTGCTGGTACTAGTCCCCTAGACAAAAATTATGCCCCTGGAACTTACGTCTGTGCGGGGTGTGGTTCACCTCTGTTTACATCGGAGACTAAATTTAATAGTGGTACAGGATGGCCCAGTTTTTATGCTCCCATCGAGGGGAAAGTGGGGACATCCGTTGACAAATCATTTTTTATGAAAAGGGTAGAAGTACATTGCGATCGCTGTGGAGGACACCTAGGACACGTTTTTAACGATGGTCCGGCTCCCACTGGTCTACGCTATTGTATGAATGGGGTTTCCTTAAAGTTTATACCCCAAGAAAGCTAG
- a CDS encoding M48 family metallopeptidase gives MSFSKTQLIGLKADSFRHPLDLEATQALKQIPGIDMLVRNLLGPVAEQVFYVENIASSILVGEKQLPHLHALLLEACQILDMEPPQLYVRQHPAPNAYTFAMRGKQPFIVIHTSLIDILTPEEIQGVIAHELGHLKCDHSVYLTPVNILILAAATVPTVGAILAQSIQSQLLEWVRCAEFTCDRAALLATQNPKIMMSVLMKLAGGSPNLSPQLNLDAFIAQARAYDDISKTEMGEMLKVARTAQLTHPVPVLRAREIDQWASGKEYQKLLQNHKICYDDKVANKGGWRNW, from the coding sequence ATGTCTTTTTCCAAGACTCAATTAATTGGTCTCAAAGCTGACTCCTTCCGTCATCCTTTAGACTTAGAGGCAACTCAAGCACTTAAACAAATCCCAGGGATTGATATGTTGGTGCGAAACCTCCTCGGACCGGTTGCCGAACAGGTTTTCTATGTGGAAAATATTGCTTCGAGTATTTTGGTGGGAGAAAAACAACTACCCCATTTACACGCCCTACTTCTAGAAGCTTGCCAAATTTTAGATATGGAGCCACCCCAATTATATGTCAGACAACATCCGGCTCCCAATGCTTACACCTTTGCCATGCGTGGGAAACAACCCTTTATCGTCATCCACACATCCTTAATTGATATTCTCACACCAGAGGAAATCCAAGGGGTGATTGCCCACGAGTTGGGACATTTAAAATGTGATCACAGCGTCTATCTTACCCCTGTCAATATCTTGATTCTCGCTGCTGCGACAGTCCCCACAGTCGGTGCAATACTAGCTCAAAGTATTCAATCACAACTTTTGGAGTGGGTGCGTTGTGCAGAATTTACCTGCGATCGCGCTGCTTTGTTGGCTACCCAAAACCCAAAAATTATGATGTCCGTGCTGATGAAATTAGCTGGTGGTTCCCCTAACCTCTCTCCCCAACTGAATCTTGACGCTTTCATCGCCCAAGCCCGTGCCTACGATGATATCAGCAAAACGGAAATGGGTGAGATGCTGAAAGTTGCCCGTACTGCCCAACTCACTCACCCTGTCCCCGTTCTCCGTGCCAGGGAAATTGACCAATGGGCATCTGGGAAAGAATATCAAAAGTTGTTGCAAAATCACAAAATATGCTATGATGATAAAGTTGCAAATAAGGGCGGGTGGCGAAACTGGTAG
- the murA gene encoding UDP-N-acetylglucosamine 1-carboxyvinyltransferase — MEGRLINSSSSLPDANISPIADSSVLQIWGGRRLQGDVRVSGAKNSALVIMAGALLCSGDCRIRNVPFLADVTRMGQVLSALGVGFQQDGDILDINARNITTSKAPYELVTQLRASFFAIGAILARLGVAQMPLPGGCAIGARPVDLHVRGLQAMGAEVQIEHGICNAYVPGSDRRLKGAKIYLDIPSVGATETLMMAATLADGETIIENAAREPEVTDLANFCIAMGAKIQGAGTSTIVINGVPELHSVDYSIIPDRIEAGTFLVAGAITRSEISISPVAPEHLLPIIAKLREIGVTVVEDASDRLRVLPADKLIAADIETLPHPGFPTDMQAPFMALLALAEGDSLINESVFENRLRHASELNRLGADIRVKGNTAFVRGVPMLSGAPVLGTDLRATAALVIAGLAAEGETLVKGLQFLDRGYDRLDIKLQQLGAKILRVPATELEKEVPSTNSPVTADVTTTTRD; from the coding sequence TTGGAGGGTAGGCTTATCAATTCTTCCAGCAGCTTACCAGATGCTAATATCTCCCCGATTGCAGACTCCTCAGTCTTGCAAATTTGGGGTGGGCGGCGTTTGCAAGGTGATGTGCGAGTCAGCGGAGCCAAAAATTCCGCACTAGTGATTATGGCTGGGGCTTTACTTTGTTCCGGTGATTGTCGTATTCGTAACGTACCATTCTTAGCTGATGTCACACGTATGGGGCAAGTGCTATCAGCCCTAGGAGTAGGTTTTCAGCAAGATGGTGATATTTTAGACATTAATGCCAGAAATATTACTACTTCCAAAGCTCCCTATGAGTTGGTCACCCAATTGCGAGCCAGTTTTTTTGCCATTGGGGCAATTTTGGCGCGTTTAGGAGTTGCTCAGATGCCTCTACCAGGAGGTTGTGCTATCGGAGCCAGACCCGTAGACTTGCACGTTAGGGGACTGCAAGCCATGGGAGCAGAGGTGCAAATTGAACATGGTATTTGTAATGCCTATGTTCCTGGGAGCGATCGCCGCTTAAAAGGGGCAAAAATATACTTAGATATTCCCAGTGTCGGAGCTACAGAAACCTTGATGATGGCGGCAACCCTAGCGGATGGGGAAACAATCATTGAAAATGCTGCCCGTGAGCCAGAGGTGACAGATTTAGCCAATTTTTGCATTGCCATGGGTGCGAAGATTCAAGGGGCAGGTACTAGTACAATTGTGATCAACGGTGTACCAGAATTACACTCTGTTGACTACTCCATCATTCCTGACCGCATTGAAGCTGGTACATTTCTAGTGGCTGGAGCAATTACTCGCTCAGAAATTAGCATTTCCCCAGTAGCTCCCGAACACCTCCTACCCATCATTGCCAAACTGCGAGAGATTGGTGTCACTGTAGTCGAAGATGCCAGCGATCGCCTGCGTGTGCTTCCGGCTGACAAATTAATTGCCGCAGATATTGAAACCTTACCCCATCCTGGTTTCCCCACAGATATGCAAGCACCCTTCATGGCATTACTTGCCTTAGCAGAAGGGGATAGCTTAATCAACGAGTCTGTATTTGAAAACCGTCTGCGTCATGCTTCGGAATTAAATCGTCTCGGTGCGGATATTCGTGTTAAAGGTAATACTGCCTTTGTCCGTGGTGTTCCCATGCTCTCCGGTGCCCCCGTCCTAGGTACTGATTTACGGGCAACTGCTGCCCTCGTGATTGCCGGATTAGCGGCAGAAGGTGAAACCCTTGTTAAAGGTCTTCAGTTCTTGGATCGGGGTTACGATCGCCTCGATATTAAGTTGCAACAACTGGGAGCAAAAATTCTCCGCGTCCCAGCAACGGAACTAGAAAAGGAAGTACCTTCAACTAATTCCCCAGTAACAGCAGATGTTACAACAACTACTAGGGATTAA
- a CDS encoding RNA methyltransferase, which translates to MLTSLQNPLVKQIRKLHSAKERRKQELCLLEGTHLLEEACAVNYPLVTVCCTADWQATHGELWEMVCQRCDRSEIVSPEVMSAIATTVQPDGVVATAQRSDRVGQIDFTGLLLAVETLQDPGNLGTMIRTAAAAGASGLYLSDDCVDLDNPKVLRASAGQWFRLPMAVSEDLKVTINQAKTAGMQVVGTLPSAELTYWQIDWRKPSVILLGNEGAGLSAELAAMADVSVKIPLSPGVESLNVAIAAALLLYEAQRQNGEFSPP; encoded by the coding sequence ATGTTGACTAGTTTGCAAAATCCCCTGGTGAAACAAATTCGGAAACTGCACTCTGCCAAGGAGAGACGCAAACAGGAATTATGTTTGTTGGAGGGTACGCACTTGTTAGAGGAAGCTTGTGCGGTAAATTACCCTTTGGTGACTGTGTGCTGTACTGCCGATTGGCAAGCTACCCACGGGGAATTGTGGGAAATGGTGTGTCAAAGGTGCGATCGCTCGGAAATTGTCAGCCCAGAGGTAATGAGTGCGATCGCCACAACTGTGCAACCAGATGGGGTGGTGGCAACGGCACAACGGAGCGATAGAGTTGGGCAGATTGATTTTACCGGATTATTATTGGCGGTGGAAACCCTCCAAGACCCTGGAAACCTCGGTACTATGATTCGCACAGCCGCCGCTGCCGGGGCATCGGGATTATATTTGAGTGATGATTGTGTTGATTTAGACAACCCTAAAGTGTTGAGAGCATCGGCAGGACAATGGTTTCGTTTACCGATGGCTGTTAGCGAAGATTTAAAAGTTACAATTAACCAGGCAAAAACCGCAGGGATGCAGGTGGTAGGAACTTTGCCCAGTGCGGAATTAACCTATTGGCAAATCGATTGGCGTAAACCCAGTGTAATTTTACTAGGTAATGAGGGCGCGGGTTTATCTGCCGAGCTAGCTGCAATGGCTGATGTGAGTGTGAAAATTCCCCTATCTCCAGGGGTAGAATCCTTAAATGTGGCGATCGCCGCAGCATTATTGTTATACGAAGCTCAAAGACAAAATGGAGAATTTTCTCCCCCATGA
- a CDS encoding 1-acyl-sn-glycerol-3-phosphate acyltransferase codes for MEKHAEQPSHSQKKPGWSLDARDVEFIKSLMPIWGFLYDYYFRVKTSGWENVPTNEKVLFVGSHNGGLASPDMQMMMYDWFRRFGVERPVYGLMHPKVAEVSPEVAELAAKVGAITAHPKMAIAAFRSGASVLVYPGGIQDVFRLHSLRDKIYFHNRHAFIKLALREQVPIVPAISWGAHDTLIVLADLHKIIQKIHSLGIPWLFNVDPEVFPVYLGLPWGIGIGPLPNIPFPVQIYTRICPPIIFERYGREAAGDAAYVDACYQIVVSKMQQELDELIEGSRE; via the coding sequence ATGGAAAAGCACGCAGAACAACCAAGCCACTCTCAAAAGAAACCCGGATGGAGTTTGGACGCTAGAGACGTGGAATTTATCAAGTCTTTGATGCCAATTTGGGGCTTTTTGTATGACTATTATTTCCGGGTGAAAACCAGTGGTTGGGAAAATGTGCCCACGAATGAAAAAGTTTTATTTGTTGGTTCCCATAACGGTGGTTTGGCTTCACCTGATATGCAGATGATGATGTATGACTGGTTTCGTCGGTTTGGAGTGGAACGTCCAGTTTATGGTTTAATGCACCCGAAAGTTGCTGAAGTTTCACCTGAAGTCGCCGAGCTAGCTGCCAAAGTTGGGGCTATTACTGCTCACCCTAAGATGGCGATCGCGGCTTTTCGTTCTGGTGCTAGTGTACTAGTCTACCCTGGCGGCATTCAAGATGTTTTTCGCCTCCACAGCCTACGTGATAAAATATACTTTCATAATCGTCATGCTTTTATCAAGCTAGCCCTACGAGAGCAAGTACCCATAGTTCCTGCCATATCTTGGGGCGCTCATGATACCCTGATTGTCCTGGCAGACTTACATAAAATAATACAAAAAATCCACTCTCTAGGCATCCCTTGGTTATTTAATGTTGACCCGGAAGTATTCCCGGTATATTTGGGGCTACCCTGGGGTATTGGCATCGGTCCCTTACCGAATATACCTTTTCCGGTGCAGATATACACCAGAATTTGCCCACCGATCATATTTGAGCGCTACGGTAGAGAAGCCGCAGGTGATGCCGCATACGTAGATGCTTGCTATCAAATTGTTGTCAGTAAGATGCAGCAGGAGTTGGATGAATTGATTGAGGGGAGTAGGGAATAG
- the glgA gene encoding glycogen synthase GlgA has protein sequence MYIVQIASECAPVIKAGGLGDVVYGLSRELETRGHTVELILPKYDCMRYDHIWGLHDAYLNLSVPWYGAAIHCSVYCGWVHGRVCFFIEPHSQDNFFNRGCYYGCNDDDMRFAFFSKAALEFLHQSNKRPDIIHCHDWQTGLVPVMLYEVYKYHGMANQRVCYTIHNFKHQGIGGAQTLWGTGLNREDYYFQYDKLRDNFNPFALNYMKGGIVYSNAVTTVSPHHAWEAHHTDVGCGLSHTLHQHQSKFQGILNGIDYDFWNPEIDRYIPYTYTKNTFDQKIYNKKALRERLSLRDADKPIIAYIGRLDNQKGVHLVHHAMYYALHQGAQFVLLGSATEAKINAHFWHEKQYLHKHPDVHLELGFNEELSHLIYAGADMIVVPSNYEPCGLTQMIGLKYGTVPIVRGVGGLVNSVFDRDYDQNYPAEQRNGYVFYQSDNQALESALGRAIALYNHAPQEFRQLAIQGMEYDYSWNHPGAEYVEIYEGIRHK, from the coding sequence ATGTACATCGTACAAATTGCCTCAGAGTGCGCTCCCGTAATCAAAGCCGGAGGCTTAGGCGATGTCGTTTACGGACTTAGCAGGGAATTAGAGACAAGGGGTCATACCGTTGAGCTTATCCTGCCCAAGTATGATTGTATGCGCTACGACCATATTTGGGGGCTACATGATGCTTATCTTAACCTTTCTGTTCCCTGGTACGGTGCAGCTATCCACTGTTCAGTATACTGTGGTTGGGTACATGGGCGAGTATGTTTCTTTATTGAACCCCATTCCCAAGATAATTTTTTCAACCGTGGCTGCTACTATGGCTGTAACGACGATGACATGCGCTTTGCTTTCTTTAGTAAGGCTGCCTTAGAGTTTTTACATCAAAGCAATAAACGTCCCGATATCATCCATTGCCACGACTGGCAAACTGGTTTAGTACCAGTGATGCTCTATGAAGTATACAAATATCATGGCATGGCAAATCAACGGGTTTGTTATACCATCCATAACTTTAAGCATCAGGGAATCGGGGGAGCGCAAACCCTATGGGGTACGGGTTTAAATCGGGAAGATTATTATTTCCAATACGACAAGTTGCGGGATAACTTTAATCCTTTTGCTTTAAATTACATGAAGGGGGGTATTGTCTACTCCAATGCTGTGACTACAGTATCACCCCATCATGCCTGGGAAGCACACCATACGGATGTTGGTTGTGGTTTGAGTCATACCTTGCACCAGCATCAAAGTAAATTCCAAGGAATATTAAACGGTATTGATTACGATTTTTGGAATCCCGAAATAGACCGTTATATTCCCTATACATATACCAAAAACACATTCGACCAAAAAATATACAACAAAAAAGCTTTAAGAGAAAGACTGAGCTTGCGAGATGCGGACAAACCCATCATTGCATATATCGGTCGCCTAGATAATCAGAAAGGTGTACATTTAGTGCATCATGCCATGTATTATGCTCTGCATCAGGGAGCGCAGTTTGTACTGTTAGGTTCCGCAACAGAGGCAAAAATTAATGCTCATTTCTGGCATGAGAAGCAATATTTGCATAAGCATCCCGATGTGCATCTGGAATTGGGCTTTAATGAGGAATTATCTCACCTCATCTATGCTGGGGCAGACATGATTGTGGTTCCCAGTAACTATGAACCCTGTGGTTTAACTCAGATGATTGGTTTGAAGTACGGAACTGTACCCATTGTTCGGGGTGTGGGGGGATTAGTCAATTCTGTGTTTGACAGAGACTATGATCAAAACTACCCAGCAGAGCAGCGTAATGGTTATGTTTTCTATCAGAGTGATAACCAAGCATTAGAGTCAGCATTAGGTAGGGCGATCGCTCTCTATAATCATGCTCCCCAGGAGTTTCGCCAATTAGCGATTCAGGGTATGGAATATGATTATTCCTGGAACCATCCTGGTGCTGAGTATGTGGAGATTTACGAAGGTATTCGCCACAAGTAA